One genomic window of Punica granatum isolate Tunisia-2019 chromosome 1, ASM765513v2, whole genome shotgun sequence includes the following:
- the LOC116205574 gene encoding leucine-rich repeat extensin-like protein 5 translates to MVEEDRVDISEEINPLAPTLSQPPPTHALPPSTPAGILPAYSGAPPAHLPPLASSGALHAHTSQTPSASEDQARIAALEGTVNQLATSMAANMAKLFALLKGSNRASLSSTPPPGPGPMADPTLWAPPIQAPENIEVPAPPTLHTSTVHPFTSQFLPPPAPTAVPLPPTTFLSSKHVLSAPPPVSIPAPAMAYTVPPPMVFLASSALASTHLQAAELPPYPSLQPHTGLSYQAPPPINTTFHEPGTPTHAAQFTSPTHFFPEADAEQERRLKRMEETIRALQAGDARPDARYGDYSLFPGMRLPPKFKVPEFKTYEGTTDPRHHLRHYRGKMLQMEDPTSKGEESSKKAPAAPSSSGGRRAKEVSVNAVNTAHQAPQQYSVNLTTTPTTAPTYFPPPPQHQPQSIYYSAPPVPPPATSQPYDHFAPTSAQPSQPRPPVSRAPPPAQQNSTSQGQQAGGTQSRPRKQYSPLPAPLSHIYQQLLAGNQIRPISPSPNFDPSVQDQSKHCEYHQGASGHTLDNCWRLRDEIQRRIDSNRLTFNAVKPPNVQANPLPDYRSNSGPSINMISICASGRDEEAQEKSPPFLVNYTPEELIVGLTGHVASPAPFVVDIPAREPYSDSKVP, encoded by the exons ATGGTGGAAGAAGACCGAGTTGACATCTCCGAGGAAATCAACCCATTGGCTCCAACTCTTTCTCAACCACCTCCAACACATGCTCTGCCGCCTTCGACTCCTGCGGGCATACTCCCGGCATACTCAGGCGCCCCTCCGGCACATCTCCCGCCCCTGGCGTCTTCAGGAGCGCTCCATGCACATACCTCACAGACGCCCTCTGCCTCTGAggaccaagcccgcatcgcCGCACTCGAAGGCACGGTCAATCAATTGGCCACAAGCATGGCCGCCAACATGGCGAAACTGTTTGCCCTACTCAAGGGATCTAACCGAGCCTCTTTGAGCTCCACGCCTCCACCAGGACCGGGGCCGATGGCTGATCCAACCCTGTGGGCTCCACCAATCCAAGCCCCAGAGAACATTGAGGTTCCCGCACCGCCAACGCTGCATACATCCACGGTCCACCCCTTCACCAGCCAATTTCTGCCGCCGCCGGCCCCCACGGCTGTCCCTCTTCCACCAACGACCTTCCTATCCTCGAAGCACGTCCTGTCCGCGCCTCCGCCCGTTTCCATACCGGCCCCAGCTATGGCCTACACAGTACCTCCGCCGATGGTTTTCCTGGCGTCCAGTGCACTTGCTTCGACTCATCTTCAAGCTGCGgagcttcctccctatccGTCTCTACAGCCTCACACCGGCCTTTCCTACCAGGCACCGCCCCctataaacaccaccttccacgaaccagGCACGCCGACCCATGCGGCCCAGTTCACCTCACCGAcgcacttcttccccgaggccgacgccgaacaggAGCGTAGATTGAAGCGAATGGAAGAAACGATACGAGCCCTACAAGCGGGTGATGCTCGTCCCGACGCACGCTATGGCGACTACAGCCTATTCCCGGgtatgcggctgcccccgaagttcaaggtcCCGGAGTTCAAGACTTATgagggcacgacggatccacgccaccacctTCGCCactaccgagggaagatgctgca gatggaggaccccaccagcaAAGGGGAGGAGTCATCAAAGAAGGCCCCCGCGGCGCCGTCGTCTTCCGGCGGGAGGAGAGCGAAGGAAGTTTCGGTAAACGCCGTCAATACGGCACATCAGGCGCCCCAGCAATATTCAGTGAATCTCACGACCACACCGACCACCGCTCCTACCTACTTTCCTCCGCCTCCACAACACCAACCTCAGTCGATCTACTATTCAGCCCCACCGGTCCCACCGCCGGCGACCTCACAACCATACGACCACTTTGCACCCACCTCCGCTCAGCCCTCTCAACCCAGGCCCCCGGTGTCGAGAGCTCCTCCACCGGCGCAACAGAACTCTACTTCGCAGGGCCAACAGGCCGGCGGCACGCAAAGCCGACCCCGCAAACAATACTCGCCGTTGCccgctcctctctctcacatatatcaGCAACTCTTGGCGGGAAATCAGATTCGGCCAATATCCCCGAGTCCGAACTTCGACCCGTCCGTTCAGGATCAGTCCAAGCACTGCGAATATCATCAAGGCGCGTCGGGGCACACtctcgacaattgttggaggttgCGGGACGAAATTCAGAGGAGGATCGACAGCAACAGGCTCACCttcaacgccgtcaagccCCCGAATGTGCAGGCCAACCCCCTCCCGGACTATAGGTCGAATTCGGGGCCCTCCATCAATATGATCTCCATATGCGCCTCGGGGAGGGACGAAGAAGCGCAGGAGAAATCCCCTCCCTTCTTGGTCAATTACACTCCCGAAGAACTCATAGTCGGGCTCACGGGACACGTGGCCTCACCGGCCCCGTTCGTCGTCGACATCCCTGCCCGGGAGCCGTACTCAGATAGCAAGGTCCCCTAg